In one Corallococcus sp. EGB genomic region, the following are encoded:
- a CDS encoding GNAT family N-acetyltransferase, whose translation MSRAEIDESHAQFRGAWRLMTLGLPHGEVVERADVFITAGHVTWSLMNMAFLNRPAETEAELMRAVDSAASYFARGPHGWAFTLTPEWLAPGLRERTDALLATRGLKPGMTTTGMVADRLLEPVRPLPPLDVRPVRDTWGYNAVADVNAASYDTPQALGREALAAPGIFGPESRAFVGCHDGVPSTSTVALRVDGIAYIALVATLAEHRRKSAAETVLRRALEEAKHAWGLERTVLHATEAGAPVYRRMGYRDVAPFCSYFAPAKGA comes from the coding sequence GTGTCCCGAGCCGAGATCGACGAGTCGCATGCGCAGTTCCGTGGCGCCTGGAGGCTGATGACGCTGGGCCTGCCCCATGGAGAGGTCGTGGAGCGGGCGGACGTGTTCATCACCGCGGGCCACGTGACGTGGTCGCTGATGAACATGGCGTTCCTCAACCGGCCGGCGGAGACGGAGGCGGAGCTGATGCGTGCGGTGGACTCGGCCGCGAGCTACTTCGCGCGGGGGCCCCACGGGTGGGCCTTCACGTTGACGCCGGAGTGGCTGGCACCAGGGCTGCGGGAGCGCACGGATGCACTGCTCGCCACGCGAGGGCTCAAGCCGGGGATGACCACGACCGGCATGGTGGCGGACCGGCTGCTGGAGCCGGTGCGCCCCCTGCCGCCGCTCGACGTCCGGCCGGTGCGGGACACCTGGGGATACAACGCCGTCGCGGACGTGAACGCCGCCAGCTACGACACGCCCCAGGCGCTGGGACGTGAAGCCCTGGCCGCTCCCGGCATCTTCGGCCCCGAGAGCCGGGCCTTCGTCGGCTGCCACGACGGCGTTCCGTCGACGAGCACGGTGGCGCTGCGTGTGGACGGCATTGCATACATCGCGCTCGTGGCGACGCTCGCGGAGCACCGTCGCAAGAGCGCCGCGGAGACGGTGCTCCGGCGCGCGCTGGAGGAGGCGAAGCACGCGTGGGGCCTGGAGCGCACGGTGCTCCATGCCACGGAGGCCGGCGCGCCCGTCTACCGCCGCATGGGCTACCGGGACGTGGCGCCGTTCTGCTCGTACTTCGCCCCCGCGAAGGGAGCATGA